The nucleotide sequence TAAATTGAAACTCTGTTCCAATTTATACTGCTATAGGTTAGTGATAGTCCTCCTCGACTCGACCAACCCCTGTACCCGGGTAATAGTTGCTCAAAATTTGCTTGTAATTAAGCCCCTTCTCTGCCAGGTCAAGGGCACCCAGTTGGCTCATGCCGCGCCCACGAAATGCTTCTGCAACGATATCATCCGAAGCGGCGTAGAGGGACTCCACAATGCCACCCCGGTAGCTAACAAACTCTCCAGCCGTGTTGTCCACTGCTTTACGAGTGGTTTCTGCTTCTCGCTCAATGCCGCTATAAACCTGGTAGTACTCGGTTGCACCCAGGTTATAGAGCGAGTGGGCGGGTTTGAAATAGTAGGTTAGTGCATAGGAGCGGGCGGCAACAGCCTGCGCTTTTAGAGCCTCTGTGTGCCAACTGGGGGAAACCTCACTGGCTACTACGCTGTGCAGGTATTGCCTCAGGTTGATATAGTTGATGCCCCAGAGATTGCCGCGATCAGCAACCAGCAGCAACCGTCCCCGGTAGGTGCGATCGCCCAACTGAAACGACTGCCCCACACCCGGATCCAGTAGTACAATGGGCGGCAGTTGCCAGGACCCGAATCGGATCGAATCGCCATCAGGCTGAACTGGATACAGATCTTTCGCTACCAGTTTTTGCAGATGCTGGCCATCCTTATCCATCAGAATCGCGTTACTGGAAGCCCCAATTCTGGTAGAAGGAACCCCTTCTGCGATCGCCACTCGAATTTCAATCAGAGAGTCAACGGTTGCCGCCGAAGCCAGAAACCGGGACTTGGCTTCATTGTTAATCGCTTTTTCTCGCTCCGTATAGTTAGCAGGATTAACTGGCTTAGGAGAGGGTTTTGCCGGTGGGGATTTTTGAGGGTATGGGGATGGCTTTGCCAGGGGTGAAGGACTGGCGATAGCGGTCGTTACGCTGGGTAGAGGGGACGGGGACGCAGCCTCGATGGGTTCCTGAGAAGAGGAGGCTTGTTTTTCTGGTTGATTGAGAACGATGGCTCCCAGGGATACCCCGCCCAACAATGGCAGCACAACCCAAAGATAGCGTTTGATCAGGTCAGAAATTTTTGGTTCTGTCATGTTAAACGGTGATTGCTACTAACGGGAAACGTCAGTTCTGGTCAATCGTTGCTGTTTGAGGTAATCAAAAACACTCTTATCGCCAATATCTGGTGGAATGGGTTGAGTAACCTTTCGTAAAGCAAAGACTAAGAAAAGAATAACCCAAAACAGTAGCAGCACCCTTTCTAAAGAGGACGGTAGCAAACGAGCTAAATGTCCCAGCAACAGGACAGGAACCAGAGGGGTCAGCAGTTTCGTTTCTACCCGATCAAAGCAAAATGCTTCCTTAAAGAAGATACCTGTTAGAGCGACAAAGGTAAAGCCAACCCCCAGTAAGGAGAGCGGATAACGGTAGACGGTCAAAGCAAATGGCTCCGGGTTGAAGTGGGCGATCGCCAGTGATGCCACACAGCCAATCGCCCAGAACACCTGCAAAGCACGGTGTAGCGGCTCCATATAAATGTGAATCGTCAGTAAACTCACTCCCAGAGATACACAGAATAGGGTATAGAGGGGAGTCAGCCAGGGTAAGATTGCTGGATTAGCCCCCTGCCACAGCACCAATCCTGCACCAATCGCAAAGCAGAGCGCTGCCACCATCAGCCCACCCCGGTAGACAATGACTCCCCGACGATCCGCATCGTTAATCGTAAATTCACCAAACTGTCCCTGGTAAACTACTGGCTCAGCCTGCATACAGCCTCCTTCATCCTTCATTCAATCTTGGTTTTTGGATTCTGGACTTTGGATTTCCCTTCCCTTTTTCCTTTCCCCCTTCATTCTTCCTACCACCCTAACGCCATCCCCTTCATTTAGTCTAAGCTTTGCCTGGGCATTTCCTCGATTGACCGCAATTTCGACCCAGCCGTGGCTACCCACCAGTGCCAGCAGTTCTCCCACTGAAGCGTTACTGTAGGTCTGATGTCCAGGAATTTCCAGGTTGCCAATCAGCACAACCCATTCGGTTTCAGACACCTCTGCCGCAGAAATATTGGTAATCAGATTGCCAAAGTGATCGGTTGCCTGAATAACACCTGTGATGGCAGTTGTGCCATTGTCCAGCTTTTCTATCTGAACAGCAGGGGGGCTGAGATTGACCAGCGTATCCGGGGCGATCGCCGCGCCGAGGGTCTCCAATGCTACCCCGCTGGCCAGATGTGCCCCCACGGGTGCAAAGATATCCCGTCCATGAAATGTGGAGCTGGGTTCGGGAGTACGCCAGTACTCAGGCCGGGTCAATTCCACAGCAGCAATCACCGGGTTCTGGCTCAAAACCCCACTGAACAGTCCATTGTCTGGTCCCACCAGAATGCCAGAGGGTTGGGCAGGGTTGGTGCCGGTTGCGATCGCGATCGCCCGGCGGTGACTGCCAACACCTGGATCAACCACCGCAACATAGACTGTCCCAGACGGAAAGTAGGGATAGGCAGTCATCAAGACAAATCGGGCAAAGGCTACATTCTGCGGCGGAATCTGATGGGTTAAATCAATGACCGTTAGATGGGGATTAATCTGAGCAATTACCCCCTTCATTATCCCCACATAGGGATCGCTCAAACCAAAGTCACTCAGCAGTGCCAGACAGCCAGGTTGGATCATTTGTTTTCTCTCGCTCAGGTTGATTCCAGACCTCGGAGGTTTCAACCCCAATGCGGCCCGTTTCATCCAGGTTTAACAAACCTCTGAGGTCTACCAGTCCAGGATCGAAAACTCCTGCCCCTTTACCGTAAAATTTAGTATCTAAAATTAGTATCTAAAACTACGGTTTACCCTCTAATTGCTATGATGGGAGTAATCTAGTACCACAAGTAAAGTCGAATCATTGTCCACTATGAACAAAAATCGTCAAGAAACCCGCGCAAAAGTCTCAGAAACCCATCGGGCAAACCTTCAGAAAAATCTGCAACGCCGTTTGGAAGCTGCCAGAGCAAAGGGGGATGAACAGCTTATTCGGTTATTAGAAGCAGAAGCAAACTATCTCAGCTAGGAATGAGGATTTTATAGCTTGAAACTTTACCACAGAGACACAGAGAACATGGAGAAACTCGGTGTCTCTATGGTAGGATATAAAGCTTTTCAGTTTATTTGATCCACGATCCTTCGTTTTCTGAGTAGTTCAGGCGTACCCCCAGATATCTACATAGGAGATATCCATAAAGGGCGTTCCAGTTCTCGCAACGACATTTCTACAGCATGATCAGGAGGATGGGTTCGCCGAACTCACCCTCCTATAGTTTTTCAGAGCATGGGTTTTTCAGGTATGGCTATTGCCATCGAAGTCAGGACAAATTAGCACACCCGCACCCTGGTCCTCCGCTCCTTTTATTAACACTGTTCCCTGTCCCCTATCCCCTGTCCTCTGGTGTGAGTAGTGGTCTTCACTTGCATAAGGTAACCCCTGGCTCACACTCATACCCGTTATCCGGCCTTACCGGTAAACACCTTTTCTGCGGGACCCGTCATATAGAGGCGATTGTTGGTT is from Leptothermofonsia sichuanensis E412 and encodes:
- a CDS encoding SpoIID/LytB domain-containing protein; this translates as MTEPKISDLIKRYLWVVLPLLGGVSLGAIVLNQPEKQASSSQEPIEAASPSPLPSVTTAIASPSPLAKPSPYPQKSPPAKPSPKPVNPANYTEREKAINNEAKSRFLASAATVDSLIEIRVAIAEGVPSTRIGASSNAILMDKDGQHLQKLVAKDLYPVQPDGDSIRFGSWQLPPIVLLDPGVGQSFQLGDRTYRGRLLLVADRGNLWGINYINLRQYLHSVVASEVSPSWHTEALKAQAVAARSYALTYYFKPAHSLYNLGATEYYQVYSGIEREAETTRKAVDNTAGEFVSYRGGIVESLYAASDDIVAEAFRGRGMSQLGALDLAEKGLNYKQILSNYYPGTGVGRVEEDYH
- a CDS encoding DUF2301 domain-containing membrane protein; the protein is MQAEPVVYQGQFGEFTINDADRRGVIVYRGGLMVAALCFAIGAGLVLWQGANPAILPWLTPLYTLFCVSLGVSLLTIHIYMEPLHRALQVFWAIGCVASLAIAHFNPEPFALTVYRYPLSLLGVGFTFVALTGIFFKEAFCFDRVETKLLTPLVPVLLLGHLARLLPSSLERVLLLFWVILFLVFALRKVTQPIPPDIGDKSVFDYLKQQRLTRTDVSR
- a CDS encoding SAM hydrolase/SAM-dependent halogenase family protein; its protein translation is MIQPGCLALLSDFGLSDPYVGIMKGVIAQINPHLTVIDLTHQIPPQNVAFARFVLMTAYPYFPSGTVYVAVVDPGVGSHRRAIAIATGTNPAQPSGILVGPDNGLFSGVLSQNPVIAAVELTRPEYWRTPEPSSTFHGRDIFAPVGAHLASGVALETLGAAIAPDTLVNLSPPAVQIEKLDNGTTAITGVIQATDHFGNLITNISAAEVSETEWVVLIGNLEIPGHQTYSNASVGELLALVGSHGWVEIAVNRGNAQAKLRLNEGDGVRVVGRMKGERKKGREIQSPESKNQD
- the pirA gene encoding arginine synthesis PII-interacting regulator PirA — encoded protein: MNKNRQETRAKVSETHRANLQKNLQRRLEAARAKGDEQLIRLLEAEANYLS